TATTATCGTTGAATTTTAATGTTTTTTTTAAAGTAGTCTTTTGATTTTTCTTTTTTTCATAAGATACCTATTACCCGTTTTTGGGTGTAGAGATATCTTATAGTTTTATTTGGTTTATTTCAAATAAAGAGAACTTTTATTAAACTATTTTTTCAATTTTACTTCAAACTCTTGGCAACCTGAATCTATATTTCCACGATATATTTTATCATTAATAATATACCCTTTCATTCCAACAGTGCTATAACCATTTGGATTATAAATCCATTTTCCAGGCATAAAATTTAACTCTTTCGTTTCTTTATTATATATTCCATATAATTCAAATTCTCCTCTTCCATTACCACTAAATTTAAATGTTGCTTTAATATCTTCACTATCAACATATTTAATATTTACATCTAAATTCGTTTTTCCTTGACCACAAATATAATATCCTCTCCAAGTTTGATTTTTTGATAGTACTTCTTTTATAGAAGTGACCTTTTTTATTTGAATGTTTTCATCCATCTCTAACTCATAAGGAAGGATAGTCCCCACAGCATTAAAACAATAAGAAGCAGTATCAAAGTCAAATTTATCATTACTTATTACAAACTCATGTATCAGTTGTTCTGATTGTTCGCCACTTAATTTTAAAGAAGCTTTATATTGAGATATCATCTCTTTATATGCTCCATATTTTGCTTGTTGTTTTATATCTTTCATTGCAACTGCTGGGTCATTAAAACAAAAGTGTGTTAAAGATACTTTTTTAGGTCTATATTTTTCTAAATCTTTTTTAGTTATATAAACATTTACATCTGTACAAATTTCACCAAGGTTTTTACCATTATAAAATGATGGATTGCCTTTTACTCTTACTGCACCAACTGCACGAGACTTTATAGCATCACTTACTAATTTACCATTTTCAATATCTGTTTTTGAAACTATTAATGTTCCATATAACTCTTCAAGAGATTTTTGTTTTGCTTTTTCAATTAGTATCTTTTTTTGTTCATCCAAAGTTTTGTTTGGATAAACAGATTGTTGAATACAACTTGTTTTTGAAGTTTCTAGTTTATCTTGTGCATTAGCTACTGTTAATAGCATTAATAGTGATAGTAGTAGTTTCATTTTTTTCCTTGTGTGTATTTTAATTTAGATTTATGAACATAAGTGAACATTTTTTTATATCTGAGTATTGATGTGCAATTATAGCGTTTATATTTATTAATGCCAATAAAAATTAAGACAAGCATATTGCTTAGTTTATTTTAACTTCTATCTGTTATTTTAGTTCTACATTTTGATAAGCTCGGCTTACAAGATGAGCTGAAACTTAGTAAAAATAGAATATTGGATGTAGTTTTTATATACGTTAAATAAAAATTTAAATACAATAAGCAAATTATTTAGGAATTATGATGAATATATTTTACTTTTTAATAATATCGTCAATTTTATTTTTCAGCGGCTGTGTAAAGCAGAAACAAATTACTGTAACAAATAGTATGCAAGTTAAAACTATAGAAAAAAATTCAAAACCAGTATGGATAAGTAATCCTAACTATAAAGGTTACAATGGTGTCGTCGGTTATGCTGAAAAACAGCGTAACAAAAAACTTCAAAAAAAGATAGCACTTATTACTGCTAAGGCGAGGTTGTCCGCACAGTTAAATATACATGTTGAGAGTATAGTTACTTTATACAGCAGCTCTAAAGATAACACTCAAGAGGTTCATTCTAGCTCACACCAGACATCTTCTAATCATATTCAAAATGTTATTGTTAAAGATGAGTATATAGATAAAGATGGTGCCCTATATCTTTGGCTAATAACAAAATAAAAGGATTTTTATGAAAAAATTTACACTCTTAGTTTTATTACTTTGCTTAAGCCTTCAATCACGCGACGTTATAGATGACACTGGTTTATGTAAAATAAACTGGACAGAGGGGCATATACTTTGTGAAGGTGAATCAGCTGAAGGTCAAAGTAGTTTTGCTGCAAAAATTTCTGCAAAAGTAATAGCACAAAGAAATCTCCTTGAAGTTGTTAAGGGTGTGCAGATAGATTCAGAGATTACTATCGAAGACGGAATGCAGACAAGTGATATTATTTCCAGTCGTGTTCAGGGAGTTATTCGTGGTGGTCAAATTATCTCAAATAATTATAATAACTCTAACAAGAGCTCTATAGCAACTATAAAACTTAAAATGGGTAAAGATCTTTTATCTGCGTTGTTAAGCGATCCAAAAAAACTTTCATGGAATGAAAAAATACAAAAATACTGGAATGATTTTTCCATTATTTCTGAAGCACATGCAAGCGCTGTTTATATGCAAAAAGAGCGAGAGACTATACAGAAGCTTCTTGAAGATTTACGAACGCAAGGAAATAGCTCTGGCGTTGTTTACTTAGAAAATGTCTTAAGTTCAATGACAAAAAATAACCATACAGGTATTTTAATAGACATTAGTCAATTAGATAGTTTTAAAAAGGCGATGATAGTTCGTCTTGTTGATGAAAATGGAAAAGAGATTTACCCAGCAAATTTAGTAAGTAAAAACATGCTAATGAAACGTAATACATCAGTAGGATATATGTTTGGTTATGAAGAAGCGCGAAACGATAAACGTGTTTTTCATATACCTTTAGAGATTAAACCAGATAGTGTTTACCGAAATAAAAAATCAAATATTGTTATCAACAAAAAGCAGTTAGCTATGATAAATGCACTTGATGCAGATGTTTTAAAGCAAGCTAAAATAATACTTGTTTTAGGAGACTAATGAAGAAATTATTTTTTATAATTTTATTTTTATTCTCATTTGTTCAGGCAGATGCTGCTTTCGATAAAGCCTTGTCTTCTGAACTAAGAGCAGAAGTATACGCTCAAAATCTTCTTGATGGTGGTTATGAAAAAGAGGCTGATGAATTTTTAGTTAAAGCACTAGATAGTTACCCTGAAAATGTAACACTCTTGATGTTTAGAGGAACAGCACTTTTTAATCTAAAAGACCTTGAAAGTGCAAAGAAATACTTTATGATGGTATTAGAAAAAGACTCTACAAATGAGCAAGCATCTGAATTTATTGGATTAATTGAGGGCCAGGAAGAAGCAAAAGAAAATAAAGCAGTAAGTAGCCTAATCGAGTATCTAAGTGATAAGGGTCTTGACTTTGTAATGATTTTTCTCGCATTTCTAGGCGGTGAGATAATTGCTCGTAAATATAATACATGTACAACACATGAAACAATGTCAGCTATTAGAAAATTTCTTCAGCGACAAGAATTATCTAAATCTTTTACATCTCGTATAACTTTCTCACTACAACAATGCTGTTTCTCACGCGCTATGTTTAGCTTCTGTTCTTTGCTGGAAATATTGGTAACACTGACTATAGTATTCGCCTTACTGATTGTGTGGTTAATGGTGGAATTTTTATTTGAGATAACTGTCTTTTTAGATGAATCTCTAAATACACTCACGTCTGATGCTATTTGGAGTCACTCTGTTGGCTTATTTTTATGGTTGGGAGTTATTACTTTAGTGCTTCGTTTTTTGATGAAAATGACAGAGTATAATAATAAAGAAGAAAAATATGTGATTGAACTTTCAGAGCATATTGAGAAACTTTATACTAATCAATCCTATGGACGTTTTTATGATGCATTGGATTATTTATCAGATAAAGACTACCAATTTTTAAAGGATTTTATACATAGTGATGATGTGCAAGAAACTATAGAAAAATATTTTCATAAGACGTAATGAAAATTAAATTTTGCCATCATAGCTATAACATCATGTGACATAAGCTGTCGTTACACGATGTTATAACTATGATGCACCTGTGTTTTAATTAAGTCTAATTTCATAATAAAAAAGATTATTCAAATAATCAATTTTAGAAACTCATTAATCAAGCTCATGTAAAGTTATTTATAAGTACAATTTAGCCAAAAATAGGAATTTAATTAATGAAACTTACTCTTATAGGTTTACTCTTTAGTTATAGTCTTCTTGCCCAGACAATAAAAGACATAAATGCAGAAGCTTCTTTAGCAATTGTGAACATAAATTCTCAAGAAGCACAGCAAATGGTACTTAGACGAGCAAGAGCAAATGCGATAGAACAGGCTAATGGAATAGAAGTAAAGTCTACAACACTCATTAAAGATGGAGCACTTGCTATGGACTTTTTAAAGACTTATACAAGTGGAATAATAGTGAATGAGAAAGTGATTTGGCTTCCAATGACTACCTATCAGCTTAATGAAACTCAAGCACCTATCCCAGAATATCATGTAAAAATTGTCGCTGATGTAAAGATAGTAAAGAAAAAAACAGATTTGCATTTTTTTGCTACACTGAATAAGACTGTTTTCATAAATGGTGAGAACTTAACTCTTTCCTTACTTAGTTCAGATGACGCTGAATTCGCTATATTTTGGAGTGGTAACTTAAATTCATACTCTTTATAATACATTATTAAGCAGCTGTTTCCATTTGCAACACCAAGTTCATCTCCTCAAACTTAGAAGGAGATACATTTCCTAGATAACTATGACTTCTTACTCTATTATAATAAAATTCTATATACTCAAATATTTCTCTTTTTGCTTGATTTTTAGTATAAAAATAGGTTTGATATACCAAGTCAGATTTTAGAGTTTTGAAGAAGCTTTCAGCAACTGCGTTATCCCAGCAATTACCCTTTCTACTCATGCTTGCAGTTATGCCATTGTTTTTTAATAAATCTTTATGACTATAAGATGCATACTGGCTACCTCTATCTGTATGCCACAATAGCCCTTGAGGTGGATTTCTATGTTGTATAGCCATATTTAATGCATTATTTACAAGTGAAACTTTCATAGTATCATCCATAGACCACCCTACAACTTTTCGGGAGTATAGATCTATGACAGTAGCAAGGTATAGCCATCCTTCTCCTGTTGATATATAGGTAATATCACCCACATATTTAGTATCTGGTGCAGATGCATAAAAATCTCTATTGAGTAGATTTGGTGCTATTGGTAAATTATGATTAGAGTCAGTTGTATTTTTATATCTTCTTTTCATTTTTACTATTAGACCAAGAGTCTTCATTATGTTAGAAATTCGCTTTCTAGATACTAACAAGCCATACAACTCTTTTAATTTGTCCTGTATCCTTCTTGTCCCGTAGTTCTTTCGACCTTGAACAAATATAGCTTCAATTAAATTATTGAGCTGAGTATCTTCTTTTTTGATGATACGGCCGGCTTTTATCCAATGGTAATAAGATGATTTATCTACCTTAAGAACCATGCACATCTGTTTAACACTGAAACTCTGTTGATGTTTTTGCATCCATGCGTACTTTATAGAGTTTCTTTGGCAAAGTACGCCGTTGCCTTTTTTAAGATGTCACGCTCTTGTTTAAGTAGCTTATTCTCGCGTCTAAGGCGTTTATTTTCTTCATCTAGAGTTTCACCAAAGTGAGATGTTTTTATGCTTTGTGTTGCTATATTATGTTCTTTTTTATAGCTACTAATCCAGTTGTATAATGTCTTTGGATTTATATCTAAGTCTCCTGCAACTTTTGAGACGCTCTCATTATTGTTGAGAATTAATTGCACTGTTGAGTCTCTAAACTCTCTATTAAATTTACTGTTTCTCATGATTTCCCTTATTCATTTTATTTTAACTTAGAATTGTTAATTTCTTAGTATGAATTTAGGTTACC
The sequence above is drawn from the Candidatus Sulfurimonas baltica genome and encodes:
- a CDS encoding tetratricopeptide repeat protein, which codes for MKKLFFIILFLFSFVQADAAFDKALSSELRAEVYAQNLLDGGYEKEADEFLVKALDSYPENVTLLMFRGTALFNLKDLESAKKYFMMVLEKDSTNEQASEFIGLIEGQEEAKENKAVSSLIEYLSDKGLDFVMIFLAFLGGEIIARKYNTCTTHETMSAIRKFLQRQELSKSFTSRITFSLQQCCFSRAMFSFCSLLEILVTLTIVFALLIVWLMVEFLFEITVFLDESLNTLTSDAIWSHSVGLFLWLGVITLVLRFLMKMTEYNNKEEKYVIELSEHIEKLYTNQSYGRFYDALDYLSDKDYQFLKDFIHSDDVQETIEKYFHKT
- a CDS encoding IS3 family transposase produces the protein MQKHQQSFSVKQMCMVLKVDKSSYYHWIKAGRIIKKEDTQLNNLIEAIFVQGRKNYGTRRIQDKLKELYGLLVSRKRISNIMKTLGLIVKMKRRYKNTTDSNHNLPIAPNLLNRDFYASAPDTKYVGDITYISTGEGWLYLATVIDLYSRKVVGWSMDDTMKVSLVNNALNMAIQHRNPPQGLLWHTDRGSQYASYSHKDLLKNNGITASMSRKGNCWDNAVAESFFKTLKSDLVYQTYFYTKNQAKREIFEYIEFYYNRVRSHSYLGNVSPSKFEEMNLVLQMETAA
- a CDS encoding transposase — encoded protein: MRNSKFNREFRDSTVQLILNNNESVSKVAGDLDINPKTLYNWISSYKKEHNIATQSIKTSHFGETLDEENKRLRRENKLLKQERDILKKATAYFAKETL